The Deltaproteobacteria bacterium GWA2_45_12 DNA window TCCCGTAGGGGCGCCGCTTGCTGCGCCCTTAGGAGTGCCCCATATAAGGGCGCAGCAAGCAGCGCCCCTACCAAAAATCCCCATGATCGGTTGGAACCAAATCAAAAAAACACGCGCCGATTTGAAATTGTTTCGTGATGTGCCGGATGAAACTTATTTTTATTTTGTTCATTCTTATTTTGTTTCTCCAAAAGATAAGGATGTTGTCGCCACCACCACCGATTACGAAGGTTCTTTTTGTTCCAGTGTTCAAAAAGATCATGTTTTAGCTTGTCAGTTTCACCCTGAAAAAAGCCAGAAATGGGGTTTGAAGGTGTTGGAGAATTTTGTGGGATTGTAGGGGCGCGGCAAGCGGCGCCCGTACGGAATCATATATGATC harbors:
- a CDS encoding imidazole glycerol phosphate synthase, glutamine amidotransferase subunit; the encoded protein is MIAIINYDMGNLKSVSKALEKVGAKVVVTRDIKQIKKASKIVLPGVGAYTRCMENLTRYGLVDVIKEEIKSGKWFLGICLGLQLLFEESEEFGPTKGLGLLKGSVKRFPVGAPLAAPLGVPHIRAQQAAPLPKIPMIGWNQIKKTRADLKLFRDVPDETYFYFVHSYFVSPKDKDVVATTTDYEGSFCSSVQKDHVLACQFHPEKSQKWGLKVLENFVGL